The following proteins are co-located in the Heteronotia binoei isolate CCM8104 ecotype False Entrance Well chromosome 21, APGP_CSIRO_Hbin_v1, whole genome shotgun sequence genome:
- the ERG28 gene encoding ergosterol biosynthetic protein 28 homolog isoform X1, with product MGGVAVPWTGDEVLWCHCKMSRFLNVLRSWLVMVSIIAMGNTVQSFRDHSFLSEKLYTGKPSLVNGLQARTFGIWTLLSSVIRCYCAIDIRNKTLYNITLLTFFIALGHFLSEVFIYGTAAATIGVLAPLMVASFSILGMLIGLQYLEVEAASQNKKRN from the exons ATGGGCGGGGTTGCTGTGCCTTGGACTGGAGACGAG GTTTTGTGGTGCCACTGCAAGATGAGCCGATTTCTGAATGTGCTCCGTAGCTGGCTAGTTATGGTGTCCATCATTGCCATGGGAAACACAGTGCAAAGCTTCAGAGATCACAGCTTCCTCTCTGAGAAACTGTACACTGGCAAACCAAGCCTTG TAAATGGCCTCCAGGCTCGGACCTTTGGTATCTGGACTCTGCTGTCATCTGTGATTCGCTGCTACTGTGCCATTGATATCCGCAACAAGAC CCTCTATAACATCACACTTCTGACCTTCTTCATTGCCTTGGGCCACTTCCTCTCTGAAGTCTTTATCTACGGCACAGCAGCTGCAACAATTGGTGTCCTGGCACCTCTCATGGTAGCAA GTTTCTCCATCCTAGGCATGCTTATTGGGCTGCAGTACCTGGAAGTGGAAGCAGCATCACAGAATAAGAAACGGAACTGA
- the ERG28 gene encoding ergosterol biosynthetic protein 28 homolog isoform X2: MSRFLNVLRSWLVMVSIIAMGNTVQSFRDHSFLSEKLYTGKPSLVNGLQARTFGIWTLLSSVIRCYCAIDIRNKTLYNITLLTFFIALGHFLSEVFIYGTAAATIGVLAPLMVASFSILGMLIGLQYLEVEAASQNKKRN; the protein is encoded by the exons ATGAGCCGATTTCTGAATGTGCTCCGTAGCTGGCTAGTTATGGTGTCCATCATTGCCATGGGAAACACAGTGCAAAGCTTCAGAGATCACAGCTTCCTCTCTGAGAAACTGTACACTGGCAAACCAAGCCTTG TAAATGGCCTCCAGGCTCGGACCTTTGGTATCTGGACTCTGCTGTCATCTGTGATTCGCTGCTACTGTGCCATTGATATCCGCAACAAGAC CCTCTATAACATCACACTTCTGACCTTCTTCATTGCCTTGGGCCACTTCCTCTCTGAAGTCTTTATCTACGGCACAGCAGCTGCAACAATTGGTGTCCTGGCACCTCTCATGGTAGCAA GTTTCTCCATCCTAGGCATGCTTATTGGGCTGCAGTACCTGGAAGTGGAAGCAGCATCACAGAATAAGAAACGGAACTGA